The Marinobacter halotolerans genome includes a window with the following:
- a CDS encoding rhomboid family intramembrane serine protease — protein MYRVKQIEAEADLAGFSQWLKEQGVEHRITEEGDSQVLWLENPDHADPVLHALERFLSEPELRERVNEVVSSPVFVGGRWQPSPRHAPLVLAMIVIGVVVSFFTELGQNRLATYLMIIDPTVYNWGSMAERIQALSVTLSNGEIWRLLTPDFLHFSWAHIVFNAVMLWFLGSQIEWFDGRQRLLLLFAVVSVLSNGLQYLVSGPLFGGLSGVVYGILGYCWLSQRRRPRFQFPPALVTFAVAWMVVGFTPFTEMLGLGRMANEAHLGGFLSGLALAVILPVSKKAPHQGGA, from the coding sequence TTGTACCGGGTTAAACAGATTGAGGCCGAAGCGGACCTGGCGGGATTCAGCCAGTGGCTGAAAGAGCAGGGCGTCGAACACCGGATAACGGAAGAAGGCGACTCCCAGGTGCTGTGGCTGGAGAACCCGGATCATGCAGACCCGGTTCTGCACGCGCTGGAGCGGTTCCTGAGCGAGCCGGAGCTACGGGAACGGGTCAATGAGGTGGTCAGTTCACCGGTCTTTGTCGGCGGTCGTTGGCAGCCCTCCCCGCGACACGCGCCGCTGGTGCTGGCGATGATTGTCATCGGCGTGGTTGTTTCTTTCTTTACTGAACTGGGCCAGAACCGGCTGGCGACCTATCTGATGATCATCGACCCCACGGTGTATAACTGGGGGAGCATGGCAGAGCGCATTCAGGCATTGAGCGTGACCCTGTCGAACGGGGAGATCTGGCGGCTGCTGACACCGGATTTCCTGCACTTCAGCTGGGCTCATATCGTGTTCAACGCGGTGATGCTCTGGTTTCTGGGTAGCCAGATCGAGTGGTTTGACGGTCGTCAGCGATTGCTGCTTCTGTTTGCGGTGGTCAGCGTGTTGTCCAATGGACTCCAGTACCTGGTATCCGGCCCTCTTTTCGGCGGATTGTCCGGGGTGGTTTACGGTATCCTCGGCTACTGCTGGTTGAGCCAGCGTCGGCGCCCCAGGTTCCAGTTTCCACCGGCACTGGTGACGTTTGCCGTCGCCTGGATGGTCGTGGGTTTTACGCCTTTCACGGAAATGCTGGGTCTGGGCAGAATGGCCAACGAGGCACACCTTGGCGGATTCCTGTCGGGCCTGGCGCTTGCGGTGATTTTGCCGGTGTCAAAAAAAGCCCCACATCAAGGTGGGGCATGA
- the pepN gene encoding aminopeptidase N has product MRTSQPQTIYLKDYKVPAFVVDHVDLRFELFEDGARVHSLLSIRRNPDSDDAESNLELDGDSLTLESLQLNGETLSEKDYDNRGEKLVVPGVPEQFELAVVTWLEPQNNTRLEGLYKSSGMFCTQCEAQGFRCITYFPDRPDVMARFRTRIEADKTAYPVLLSNGNDVEKGELADGRHFVTWEDPFPKPSYLFALVAGDLVEKRDSFRTMSGRDIDLRMYIEPRNAEKCDHALDSLKRAMRWDEEVYGREYDLDIFMIVAVDDFNMGAMENKGLNIFNSSCVLASQETATDMAFQRIESIVAHEYFHNWSGNRVTCRDWFQLSLKEGFTVFRDSQFSSDMGSPTVKRIEDASMLRTAQFAEDAGPMAHPVRPESYMEITNFYTLTIYEKGCEVVGMIRTLLGDEMFRKGSDLYFERHDGQAVTTDDFVRAMEDASGRDLTQFRLWYEQAGTPELTISDEFDQGRGVYRLSIKQTIPDTPGQTNKKPQHIPFALGLLGADGEPLPLKLSADDADAPTERVLELTEAQHTFEFHGIAERPVPSLLRHFSAPVRAQYPWTREQLMFLMSHDNDGFNRWDAGQKLAIDVISSLIGKGDSAQVDPGLIDAYRGLLADDKLDQALVAKMLQLPTEAYLIELSDKPEVQAIHQARERVLASLAKELRDDLLACYHRNTLSGVYEVTPESVARRSLRNTALAWLLHLDDDEARSLALAQYADADNMTDRLGALRALVGSGFEADREATLADFYERFRQDPQVVEQWFSVQAASARTGSLAQIKELMQHPAFDWKNPNKIRSVIGAFAGQNLPAFHAEDGSGYRFLAEQVRRLDDSNPQIAARLVSPLTRWRKFAPVHGDQMKAALETVRDKDGLSRDVYEVVHKSLAG; this is encoded by the coding sequence ATGCGTACCAGTCAGCCACAAACCATCTATCTGAAAGACTACAAAGTGCCGGCGTTTGTCGTGGATCACGTGGATCTGCGTTTTGAACTGTTTGAGGACGGTGCCCGGGTTCACAGTCTGTTATCCATCCGGCGCAACCCCGACAGCGACGACGCCGAAAGCAATCTGGAGCTGGATGGCGACAGCCTGACGCTGGAGTCTCTGCAGCTGAACGGCGAGACCCTGTCCGAAAAGGACTATGACAACCGTGGTGAGAAGCTGGTGGTGCCGGGCGTTCCCGAGCAATTCGAACTGGCGGTGGTGACCTGGCTTGAGCCCCAGAACAACACCCGGCTGGAGGGGCTTTACAAGTCGTCCGGTATGTTCTGCACCCAGTGCGAGGCCCAGGGTTTCCGCTGTATTACCTATTTCCCGGACCGTCCGGATGTGATGGCGCGGTTCCGTACCCGTATCGAGGCCGACAAAACCGCCTATCCGGTGCTGCTGTCCAACGGTAACGATGTTGAGAAAGGCGAACTGGCGGACGGCCGCCATTTTGTGACCTGGGAAGATCCGTTCCCCAAGCCCAGCTATCTGTTTGCGCTGGTTGCCGGAGATCTGGTGGAAAAGCGGGATTCGTTCCGCACAATGTCCGGCCGGGATATCGATCTGAGAATGTACATCGAGCCCCGCAACGCCGAAAAGTGCGACCACGCGCTGGATTCCCTCAAGCGCGCCATGCGCTGGGATGAAGAGGTCTATGGCCGCGAGTACGATCTGGATATTTTCATGATTGTGGCGGTGGACGACTTCAATATGGGTGCGATGGAGAACAAGGGCCTGAACATTTTCAACTCGTCCTGTGTGCTGGCCAGCCAGGAAACCGCAACCGATATGGCGTTCCAGCGCATTGAATCCATTGTGGCCCACGAGTATTTCCATAACTGGTCCGGCAACCGCGTTACCTGCCGCGACTGGTTTCAGCTGAGTCTGAAGGAAGGTTTCACCGTATTCCGGGACTCCCAGTTTTCCTCGGATATGGGGTCGCCCACGGTCAAGCGTATTGAAGACGCCTCCATGCTGCGCACCGCGCAGTTTGCAGAAGACGCGGGGCCCATGGCTCACCCGGTGCGGCCCGAGTCCTACATGGAAATCACCAACTTCTACACCCTGACGATTTATGAAAAGGGCTGTGAAGTAGTGGGCATGATCAGGACCCTGTTGGGCGATGAGATGTTCCGCAAAGGCAGCGACCTCTACTTTGAGCGCCACGACGGCCAGGCGGTGACCACCGATGATTTCGTGCGGGCAATGGAAGACGCCAGCGGTCGTGATCTGACCCAGTTCCGGCTCTGGTACGAGCAGGCCGGAACGCCCGAGCTGACGATCTCCGATGAGTTTGATCAGGGCAGGGGTGTTTACCGGCTGTCTATTAAACAGACCATTCCGGACACGCCCGGCCAGACCAACAAGAAGCCGCAGCACATTCCCTTTGCCCTGGGCCTGCTGGGTGCTGATGGCGAACCGCTGCCGCTGAAACTGTCTGCCGACGACGCCGATGCGCCGACCGAGCGGGTGCTGGAGCTGACCGAGGCCCAACATACGTTCGAGTTCCACGGCATTGCGGAAAGGCCCGTTCCCTCACTGTTGCGGCATTTCTCCGCCCCGGTGCGTGCCCAGTACCCCTGGACCCGGGAGCAGCTGATGTTCCTGATGAGTCACGATAATGATGGCTTCAACCGCTGGGATGCCGGCCAGAAACTGGCGATTGATGTGATCAGTTCACTGATCGGCAAAGGGGATTCGGCACAGGTTGACCCCGGACTGATCGATGCCTATCGCGGTCTGCTGGCCGACGACAAGCTGGACCAGGCCCTGGTGGCCAAGATGCTTCAGTTGCCAACGGAAGCCTATTTGATTGAACTGTCTGACAAGCCGGAAGTGCAGGCGATTCACCAGGCTCGTGAGCGGGTGTTGGCCAGCCTGGCCAAAGAGCTTCGGGACGATCTGCTGGCCTGCTACCACCGCAATACGCTCAGCGGCGTGTATGAAGTGACGCCGGAATCGGTTGCCCGTCGCAGTCTGCGCAACACCGCGTTGGCCTGGCTGCTTCACCTGGATGACGATGAGGCCCGCTCGCTGGCGCTGGCCCAATACGCCGACGCGGACAACATGACCGACCGTCTGGGAGCGCTGCGCGCGCTGGTCGGTTCCGGTTTTGAAGCCGATCGGGAAGCCACGCTTGCGGACTTCTATGAGCGTTTCAGGCAGGATCCGCAGGTTGTCGAGCAGTGGTTCTCTGTTCAGGCCGCCAGTGCTCGCACGGGAAGCCTGGCCCAGATCAAGGAGCTGATGCAGCATCCGGCTTTCGACTGGAAAAACCCCAACAAGATCCGGTCGGTTATCGGTGCCTTCGCGGGGCAGAACCTGCCGGCTTTCCATGCCGAGGACGGATCGGGCTACCGTTTCCTGGCAGAGCAGGTTCGTCGGCTTGATGACAGCAACCCGCAGATTGCCGCTCGGCTGGTGTCACCCCTGACCCGCTGGCGTAAGTTTGCGCCGGTGCACGGTGATCAAATGAAGGCTGCGCTGGAAACGGTTCGTGATAAGGACGGGCTGTCCCGGGACGTGTACGAGGTAGTGCACAAGAGCCTGGCGGGCTAA
- a CDS encoding DUF2797 domain-containing protein, translating into MPAEADSPVSYSLLVGDTRIPLNDLIGYPLRLDFDGVIRCINCDRKTNKSFSQGFCYPCFRKLAACDTCIMSPEKCHYYQGTCREPEWGETHCMVEHVVYLANSSGLKVGITRGSQVPTRWIDQGAVDAIPMIRVATRQLAGFVEVACKKHVADRTNWRTMLKGEVPDMDLAQERDRLLGLIEDDLKALQDQYGEDALRPVGEAGLALSYPVEVWPEKVKTHNLDKASSAEGVLQGIKGQYLILDTGVINIRKYTGYEIRFQAFPDLGHKPDQAAK; encoded by the coding sequence ATGCCCGCCGAGGCTGACAGCCCGGTGAGCTACAGCCTGCTTGTGGGTGACACCCGGATTCCGCTGAATGATCTGATAGGGTACCCGCTGAGGCTGGACTTCGACGGCGTGATTCGTTGTATAAACTGCGACCGCAAAACCAACAAGAGCTTCAGCCAGGGTTTCTGTTACCCCTGTTTCAGAAAGCTGGCGGCCTGTGATACCTGTATTATGAGCCCTGAGAAATGCCACTATTATCAGGGCACCTGCCGCGAGCCGGAGTGGGGCGAAACCCATTGCATGGTGGAGCATGTGGTCTATCTGGCGAACTCATCCGGACTGAAGGTAGGCATTACCCGTGGCAGCCAGGTACCAACCCGGTGGATTGATCAGGGCGCGGTGGACGCCATCCCGATGATTCGCGTGGCCACCCGGCAGCTTGCCGGTTTCGTGGAAGTGGCCTGCAAAAAGCATGTGGCGGATCGCACCAACTGGCGCACCATGCTCAAGGGTGAAGTCCCGGACATGGACCTGGCCCAGGAGCGGGATCGTCTTCTGGGGCTGATAGAAGATGACCTGAAAGCCCTGCAGGACCAGTACGGTGAAGATGCGCTTCGCCCGGTTGGCGAAGCGGGCCTGGCGCTCAGCTACCCGGTAGAGGTCTGGCCGGAGAAGGTGAAAACCCACAATCTAGACAAGGCATCCAGTGCCGAGGGCGTGCTTCAGGGTATCAAGGGGCAGTATCTGATCCTCGACACGGGCGTGATCAACATTCGAAAATACACCGGCTATGAAATCCGCTTCCAGGCATTTCCCGATCTGGGCCATAAGCCCGATCAGGCCGCCAAGTAG
- a CDS encoding YeaC family protein, translated as MTYEELIKRLDPTVYRNLKQSLELGKWPDGRALTKEQRTICMEAIIYYEEHHQVPKEERVGYLDRGKKAGTACDPSVSRTTNGATGDSDNFFEVKS; from the coding sequence ATGACCTATGAAGAGCTGATCAAGCGGCTTGACCCGACGGTTTACCGGAACCTCAAGCAGTCTCTGGAGCTGGGCAAGTGGCCGGACGGCCGGGCGCTGACCAAAGAGCAGCGCACCATCTGTATGGAAGCGATCATCTATTACGAGGAGCACCACCAGGTGCCGAAAGAGGAGCGGGTCGGTTACCTGGATCGTGGCAAGAAGGCCGGAACGGCCTGCGACCCCAGCGTGTCCAGAACTACCAACGGCGCCACCGGTGATTCGGATAATTTCTTCGAGGTGAAGTCTTGA